In Spirosoma aureum, a single genomic region encodes these proteins:
- a CDS encoding serine hydrolase domain-containing protein translates to MKTFVLTGLLAGFFLSSSAQNTTTLAASANGAPRSSLLQDAPAETVGMSTDRLQRMDAVINDYIAKGRQAGVAVLVARNGKIVYHKAYGQDDIQAKTPLKRDALFRIASQTKALTSIGLMILFEEGKFLLDDPISKYIPAFKNPKVLDKYNEKDTTYTTVPAKREITIRHLLTHTSGISYPGIGTKEAVAIYAKNKIPSGIGTPDGTLADAMNRLATLPLIYQPGDRWSYGLSVDVVGYLIEVLSGQSLDQFLRTRLFDPLGMNDTYFYLPVPKQNRLTKVYTEDSTKSVLQMPSQNGISADYPNKMGTYYSGGAGLTSTLYDYAIFLQMMLNGGEYNGKRILSPTTVRLITTNQIGTLNQGANKFGLGFSITSESSAARLPVSQGSYDWGGFFGTTYWVDPKEGIVGLLYTQKVPNSFGDLNDKFKILVYQAITQMQVK, encoded by the coding sequence ATGAAAACATTCGTTTTAACCGGCCTGCTGGCCGGTTTTTTTCTGTCTTCCTCCGCGCAGAATACCACCACGCTCGCTGCATCGGCAAACGGAGCACCCAGGTCTTCTCTTTTGCAGGATGCTCCGGCTGAAACTGTTGGTATGAGTACAGACCGGCTTCAGCGAATGGATGCCGTGATCAACGATTACATCGCTAAGGGGCGTCAGGCGGGTGTGGCAGTACTGGTGGCCCGAAACGGTAAAATCGTTTATCACAAGGCATACGGACAGGATGATATTCAGGCGAAAACGCCCCTCAAACGGGATGCCCTTTTTCGGATTGCCTCACAAACCAAAGCACTGACGAGCATCGGGTTGATGATTTTGTTTGAAGAAGGAAAATTTCTGCTCGATGACCCCATTTCGAAGTACATTCCGGCTTTTAAAAACCCGAAAGTACTTGACAAGTATAACGAGAAAGATACGACGTATACGACCGTTCCGGCCAAACGCGAAATTACCATCCGGCATTTGCTCACGCATACGTCGGGCATCAGTTACCCCGGTATTGGCACGAAAGAAGCGGTTGCGATTTATGCCAAGAATAAAATTCCGAGCGGTATCGGGACACCTGACGGAACCCTTGCCGATGCCATGAACCGGCTGGCAACTTTACCCCTCATTTACCAGCCCGGCGACCGCTGGAGCTACGGTCTCAGCGTTGATGTCGTCGGCTACCTGATAGAAGTACTCTCGGGCCAGTCGCTCGATCAGTTTCTGCGAACACGGCTGTTTGATCCATTGGGCATGAACGACACTTATTTTTATCTGCCCGTTCCGAAGCAGAATCGTCTAACAAAAGTGTATACCGAAGACTCTACGAAGTCTGTTCTGCAAATGCCGTCTCAAAATGGCATATCGGCCGATTATCCAAATAAAATGGGTACATATTATTCTGGAGGAGCTGGTCTGACTTCTACGTTGTATGACTACGCTATCTTTCTGCAAATGATGCTCAACGGTGGCGAATACAATGGTAAACGAATTCTCAGCCCGACAACAGTACGGCTTATCACGACAAATCAGATTGGCACACTGAATCAGGGAGCCAATAAATTCGGATTAGGATTTTCTATCACTTCGGAGAGCAGTGCTGCTCGCTTGCCGGTATCGCAGGGTTCGTATGATTGGGGAGGTTTCTTCGGCACAACCTACTGGGTTGATCCCAAAGAAGGCATTGTCGGTCTACTGTACACCCAGAAAGTCCCGAATAGCTTTGGCGATCTGAACGATAAATTCAAAATACTGGTCTACCAGGCGATCACACAAATGCAGGTAAAATAA
- a CDS encoding nuclear transport factor 2 family protein, which produces MKYILTLSLFFLVQLVRAQSADEKAVIAAEKQRFEAQVSKNYAVLDQVLANDLVYTHSNGNTDTKQSYIQSIRDGKSKYDAINVEEQKVRVYGNTAIINGICMVKALNNGETINTHLKYTDVYVRNGKQWQMVTWQSFKMAQ; this is translated from the coding sequence ATGAAATACATCCTTACTCTCTCCCTTTTCTTCCTTGTTCAACTGGTACGAGCTCAGTCGGCCGACGAAAAAGCGGTCATTGCCGCCGAAAAACAACGTTTTGAGGCCCAGGTCAGTAAAAATTATGCGGTACTTGATCAGGTACTCGCCAATGATCTGGTTTATACACATTCAAACGGCAACACCGATACAAAACAGTCGTACATCCAGTCGATCCGCGATGGCAAATCGAAATACGACGCCATTAACGTAGAGGAACAAAAGGTACGTGTGTATGGCAACACGGCCATTATCAATGGTATTTGCATGGTTAAAGCGCTGAATAACGGAGAGACGATCAATACGCACTTAAAGTATACCGATGTCTATGTCCGAAATGGCAAGCAATGGCAGATGGTAACGTGGCAGTCGTTCAAGATGGCACAGTAG
- a CDS encoding acyl-CoA thioesterase, with protein MPQPKLARDSMTVMTEMVLPNDTNTLNNLMGGRLLHFMDIAAAIAAQKHSNRIVVTASVDNVSFSEPIRLGNIVTMKAQVTRAFSSSMEVFIEVWAEDIPAGIRVSTNSAFYTFVAVDQSGRPIEVPAVIPETNEEKDRYESALRRRQLRLVLAGRMNAQDATELREYLKV; from the coding sequence ATGCCTCAACCCAAACTTGCCCGCGATTCCATGACGGTTATGACCGAAATGGTACTGCCCAATGACACCAATACGCTGAATAACCTGATGGGCGGGCGATTATTGCACTTCATGGACATTGCTGCGGCAATTGCTGCTCAAAAACACTCCAATCGTATTGTCGTAACGGCTTCTGTTGATAATGTGTCTTTTTCTGAACCGATCCGGCTGGGCAATATTGTAACGATGAAAGCCCAGGTAACCCGTGCCTTCAGTTCGTCGATGGAGGTATTTATTGAAGTCTGGGCCGAAGATATTCCCGCTGGCATACGGGTTAGCACAAACAGTGCATTCTATACGTTTGTGGCTGTTGATCAGAGCGGTAGGCCCATCGAAGTTCCGGCTGTGATACCCGAAACGAATGAGGAGAAAGATCGTTACGAGAGTGCGTTACGCCGACGTCAACTACGGCTGGTGCTCGCTGGTCGAATGAACGCGCAGGACGCAACTGAACTGCGGGAGTATTTAAAGGTATAA
- a CDS encoding FG-GAP repeat domain-containing protein: MSPELLAKTNWRDVLPAMGHRMGIYSNGFRPDSLFDPGLSGSIVRDANIFPERPILAKADWRKIEQYYLENAPDTILPPLRKSKIRIGLKHFKYREPAFSHRPSLTTMVKILPDHRGIVFSDGKSRRNILTFLNPDLLENYSMPLESTPVHFYEKANELYLTTVGKGVFPTDAPNGALQRLVKNGSEPGYKPESIAIPDLRRPVYMAYGDLNQDGAEDVVACEFGNQTGQLAWYENNGKGRYTKRILREKPGAITAIIKDANNDGLIDIYVLMAQGDEGVFLYENQGSGKFLEKRLLTFLPLNGSQHIELADFNKDGFDDIVYVCGDNADKTPILKNYHGVYIFLNDRKSNFKQAYFYQLNGAYKAMVRDYDLDGDLDIAAISFFPDYLRYPEESFIYLNNKGKLKFDDYSFPEASKGRWVVMDAGDMDADGDIDLVLGSFVYFIPEGDTTGLGKKWLSTGPSVIVLENTIR, from the coding sequence GTGAGTCCCGAATTACTGGCAAAAACGAATTGGAGAGATGTGCTTCCCGCTATGGGGCATCGGATGGGCATCTACAGTAACGGATTTCGACCCGACAGTTTGTTTGATCCTGGCCTAAGCGGGTCAATTGTAAGGGATGCCAATATCTTTCCGGAAAGGCCAATTTTGGCAAAAGCTGACTGGCGCAAAATAGAACAGTATTATCTTGAGAATGCCCCGGATACGATCTTGCCTCCCCTTCGCAAAAGTAAGATTCGGATCGGGCTGAAGCATTTCAAATACAGGGAACCGGCCTTTTCTCACCGGCCCTCATTGACCACAATGGTCAAAATTCTTCCTGATCATCGAGGTATTGTATTTAGTGATGGAAAAAGCAGACGCAATATCTTAACATTTCTGAACCCCGATCTTCTGGAGAATTATAGTATGCCTTTAGAGTCAACGCCTGTTCATTTTTACGAAAAAGCCAATGAGCTATACCTGACAACGGTTGGGAAAGGAGTTTTTCCAACTGATGCGCCCAATGGTGCATTGCAACGATTGGTGAAAAACGGCTCGGAACCAGGCTATAAACCAGAGAGCATAGCTATTCCAGATTTACGACGGCCCGTATATATGGCTTATGGTGATTTGAATCAGGACGGGGCTGAGGATGTTGTAGCCTGTGAATTTGGCAACCAAACCGGGCAATTGGCCTGGTACGAAAATAATGGAAAAGGAAGGTATACTAAGCGTATCCTGCGTGAGAAACCCGGTGCGATTACGGCCATTATTAAGGATGCTAACAACGATGGTTTGATAGATATTTATGTGCTCATGGCGCAGGGCGATGAAGGGGTTTTTCTTTATGAAAATCAAGGATCGGGTAAATTTCTGGAAAAACGCCTGCTAACCTTCCTGCCACTGAACGGGTCACAGCATATTGAATTGGCTGATTTTAACAAAGACGGTTTTGATGATATCGTTTACGTTTGTGGAGATAATGCCGATAAAACACCGATTTTAAAGAATTATCACGGGGTATATATTTTTCTGAATGACCGGAAATCCAATTTTAAACAAGCGTATTTCTACCAGTTGAATGGTGCTTATAAGGCGATGGTACGAGATTACGATCTGGATGGTGATCTGGATATAGCTGCCATTTCGTTTTTCCCGGACTATCTTCGCTATCCGGAGGAAAGCTTTATCTATTTGAACAACAAGGGCAAGCTAAAATTTGACGATTATTCATTTCCTGAAGCCTCGAAGGGAAGATGGGTGGTAATGGATGCCGGTGACATGGATGCCGATGGTGATATTGATCTTGTGCTGGGGTCATTTGTGTATTTTATACCAGAAGGTGATACCACCGGACTAGGTAAAAAATGGCTATCGACAGGGCCTTCAGTCATTGTTCTGGAAAACACAATTCGGTAG
- a CDS encoding T9SS type A sorting domain-containing protein, with the protein MLLNTIQKGALILFVSVSSLLSSSAQAVQGTLEMAVFPAKAPLKIWLVVVKPATDKIARIELVNGSQQALYVNNLSKKEQRINQLFDLSEVADGTYTIRVTTGTETVEKTFKVQTPVVEEQMTKRSLTFAQEPKVAVSGL; encoded by the coding sequence ATGCTTCTCAACACAATTCAAAAAGGCGCACTAATCTTGTTCGTCTCAGTAAGTAGTCTGCTGTCGTCAAGCGCACAGGCTGTTCAGGGAACGCTTGAAATGGCCGTTTTTCCAGCAAAAGCTCCGCTTAAAATTTGGCTCGTAGTAGTAAAGCCAGCAACCGACAAAATCGCCCGTATCGAATTAGTTAATGGGTCTCAACAGGCCTTATACGTTAATAACCTGTCTAAAAAGGAGCAACGGATCAATCAACTCTTTGATTTAAGTGAAGTCGCTGATGGTACGTACACAATTCGGGTGACCACTGGTACTGAAACGGTAGAAAAAACCTTTAAGGTGCAAACGCCTGTTGTAGAGGAACAAATGACAAAGCGTTCGCTAACGTTCGCACAAGAGCCTAAAGTGGCAGTAAGTGGTCTGTAA
- a CDS encoding sterol desaturase family protein encodes MERLVDYFEHIPSLHRSLILVGGITIFWLIESAVPLFQFSQTAPGYRKVAHAGINIFFTVTTILVNFCLAFLLLRTSDWAVEHHVGLLQWLVLPHWAEALVGLMALDLVGAWLPHWIQHKVKFLWRFHLIHHTDTYVDTTTANRHHPGESVIRFAFTTLAILVTGAPMWLVFLYQALSVLLSQFNHANIELPRWADRLLGLIIVTPNMHHVHHHYVLPVTNTNYGNIFPYWDRLFGTFHKMEGKDIQYGIDTHLKPREHSRIGNLLAIPFQKYRPPVGELTPREKEFQS; translated from the coding sequence ATGGAGCGTTTAGTCGACTACTTTGAGCACATTCCGTCGCTACATCGAAGCTTGATTCTGGTAGGTGGCATCACTATTTTCTGGCTGATCGAAAGTGCAGTTCCCCTGTTTCAGTTTTCGCAGACCGCGCCCGGCTACCGGAAGGTTGCCCATGCAGGCATTAATATTTTCTTTACAGTTACAACAATTCTGGTTAATTTCTGCCTGGCTTTTCTCCTGTTGCGCACCAGCGACTGGGCTGTAGAACATCATGTCGGTTTGTTACAATGGCTGGTTCTGCCACATTGGGCCGAAGCACTTGTCGGGCTGATGGCGTTAGATCTGGTTGGCGCCTGGCTGCCTCACTGGATTCAGCACAAGGTTAAATTTCTGTGGCGATTTCACCTCATTCATCATACCGATACCTACGTCGATACCACCACCGCTAACCGCCACCATCCCGGCGAAAGCGTAATTCGGTTCGCCTTCACAACGCTGGCTATACTAGTTACTGGCGCGCCCATGTGGCTTGTTTTTTTGTATCAGGCTCTGTCGGTGCTTTTGTCGCAGTTTAATCATGCCAATATTGAGTTGCCCCGCTGGGCCGATCGGCTTTTAGGATTGATCATCGTGACACCTAACATGCACCACGTTCATCATCATTATGTTTTGCCAGTTACCAATACGAACTATGGCAATATTTTTCCGTACTGGGATCGGCTGTTTGGCACTTTCCATAAAATGGAAGGCAAAGACATTCAGTATGGTATCGATACGCACCTGAAGCCCCGTGAACATTCGCGTATTGGCAATCTATTGGCGATTCCATTTCAGAAATATCGCCCGCCCGTGGGCGAGTTAACCCCACGCGAAAAAGAATTCCAATCGTGA
- the trxA gene encoding thioredoxin: MAAGSHAVEATDANFNELINSDKPVLVDFWAEWCGPCKMIGPVVEQLAGEYEGRAVVAKMDVDQNAQIPAKFGIRSIPTLMVFKNGQLVDKVIGAVPRNVLEQKLQAALEPTTV, from the coding sequence ATGGCAGCAGGATCACATGCCGTCGAAGCGACCGATGCGAACTTCAACGAACTGATTAATTCCGATAAGCCGGTTTTAGTAGATTTTTGGGCCGAATGGTGCGGTCCATGTAAAATGATCGGACCAGTTGTTGAGCAACTCGCTGGCGAATACGAAGGCAGAGCCGTTGTGGCTAAAATGGACGTTGATCAGAACGCCCAGATTCCAGCTAAGTTTGGCATTCGTAGCATTCCGACGTTGATGGTGTTCAAAAACGGCCAATTAGTCGATAAAGTTATCGGTGCCGTTCCACGCAACGTCCTTGAGCAGAAATTACAGGCTGCTCTGGAACCAACAACGGTATAA
- a CDS encoding pyruvate dehydrogenase complex dihydrolipoamide acetyltransferase yields the protein MAELIRMPKMSDTMTEGVIAEWHKKVGDKVKSGDVLAEVETDKATMDLESYEEGTLLYIGVEKGASVPVDGVLAIIGADGEDYKALLNGSSGGSQEAAAPKEEPTPAPSSNGASPAPSGAASGETATQLPTPQAVAAAPAENVNASIIRMPKMSDTMTEGTIVAWHKKEGDTVKSGDILAEVETDKATMDLEAYEEGTLLYIGVKEGSAVAVDDIIAVVGEKGANFKVLLDGGAAPQATGQQAATGEGGSQTAQQNPQTSVAANADTDLSYGGGAGDVSESNGRLKASPLAKRIAEEKGINLAQVHGSGPEGRIVKSDVESFVPGTPAAKPVPAQPATPATAPAPAAQAAPAPVAAPQPQGEYEDVPVSQMRKTIARRLSESLFTAPHFYLTMEINMDKAMELRGTVNGVSPVKVSFNDFVIKAAALALKQHPNVNSSWLGDKIRKYKYVNIGVAVAVDEGLLVPVVRNADQKTLSTISGEVKEMAAKAKDKKLQPKDWEGSTFSISNLGMFGIEEFTAIINPPDSCILAVGAIKQTVKVENGEIKPTNVMKVTLSCDHRVVDGATGSSFLQTVKQLLEDPMRMLV from the coding sequence ATGGCTGAATTAATCCGAATGCCCAAGATGAGCGACACAATGACCGAAGGCGTCATTGCGGAATGGCACAAAAAAGTGGGCGATAAAGTAAAATCCGGCGACGTGCTGGCTGAAGTCGAAACTGATAAGGCAACGATGGATCTCGAATCCTACGAAGAAGGTACGTTGTTGTACATCGGTGTCGAAAAAGGTGCATCAGTACCTGTCGACGGTGTTTTGGCGATCATTGGTGCCGATGGCGAAGACTACAAAGCATTGCTGAATGGGTCTAGCGGGGGAAGCCAGGAAGCGGCAGCTCCCAAAGAAGAACCTACGCCTGCTCCATCGTCAAATGGAGCGTCTCCAGCGCCGAGCGGGGCAGCCAGTGGCGAAACTGCTACGCAATTACCGACTCCCCAGGCTGTTGCTGCTGCCCCGGCAGAGAATGTTAATGCATCGATCATTCGGATGCCGAAGATGAGCGATACGATGACGGAAGGGACCATCGTAGCCTGGCATAAAAAAGAAGGTGATACCGTTAAGTCGGGTGATATTCTGGCAGAAGTCGAAACTGACAAAGCCACGATGGACCTGGAAGCTTACGAAGAAGGTACACTGCTGTACATTGGTGTGAAAGAAGGCTCAGCAGTAGCTGTAGACGATATCATTGCCGTTGTCGGTGAAAAGGGTGCCAACTTTAAAGTATTGCTGGATGGTGGTGCTGCTCCACAAGCTACTGGCCAGCAGGCCGCTACTGGCGAAGGTGGTTCCCAAACAGCTCAACAGAATCCACAGACCAGCGTAGCTGCTAACGCCGATACCGATCTGTCATACGGTGGTGGAGCAGGTGATGTTTCTGAATCGAACGGACGTCTGAAAGCGTCGCCACTGGCGAAACGGATTGCAGAGGAAAAAGGAATTAATCTGGCTCAGGTTCACGGATCAGGCCCTGAAGGGCGCATCGTGAAAAGCGATGTTGAATCGTTTGTTCCGGGTACGCCAGCGGCTAAGCCGGTTCCTGCTCAACCAGCAACCCCCGCAACGGCACCAGCTCCTGCTGCCCAGGCTGCGCCGGCACCTGTCGCTGCTCCCCAGCCACAAGGCGAATACGAAGATGTGCCGGTCAGTCAGATGCGCAAAACGATAGCCCGTCGGTTGAGTGAAAGTCTGTTTACGGCTCCGCATTTCTACCTGACCATGGAAATCAACATGGACAAGGCGATGGAGTTGCGCGGAACGGTCAACGGTGTCAGCCCTGTAAAGGTGTCGTTCAACGATTTCGTCATAAAGGCAGCCGCACTGGCGCTGAAACAACATCCGAATGTGAACTCATCGTGGTTGGGCGACAAAATCCGGAAGTACAAATACGTTAATATTGGCGTAGCGGTGGCCGTTGATGAAGGCTTATTAGTGCCGGTTGTTCGTAACGCCGACCAGAAAACACTGTCGACGATTTCGGGTGAAGTGAAAGAAATGGCCGCTAAAGCGAAGGACAAGAAGTTACAACCGAAGGATTGGGAGGGAAGTACATTCTCAATTTCAAACCTGGGGATGTTCGGTATCGAAGAATTTACGGCGATTATCAACCCGCCCGATTCGTGCATTCTGGCCGTTGGCGCAATCAAGCAAACCGTGAAAGTAGAAAACGGTGAGATCAAGCCGACCAATGTTATGAAAGTAACGCTCTCCTGCGACCACCGCGTGGTTGACGGCGCTACGGGTTCTTCCTTCCTGCAAACGGTTAAGCAATTGCTCGAAGATCCGATGCGGATGCTGGTTTAA
- a CDS encoding class I SAM-dependent rRNA methyltransferase, which produces MSFTKIYLQAGRDEAVRRFHPWVFSRAIGRYEGNPEDGDVVEVFDRKGHYLASGHYHDGSIAIRIFSFGATTGGPVTPDVAYWTDKLTHIRSIRQAIVTGDTNCYRLVHGEGDGCTGLILDMYNGVVVLQAHSIGMHRERQLITEALKNVFGNELQAVYDKSADTLPDEYGASVTNGYLYGRTPVPHPVQENGNTFLIDWITGQKTGFFLDQRDNRQLLAQYAPGKNVLNAFCYSGGFSVYALKVGASLVHSVDVSQKAIDLTNQNIAANFGETDKHEAYAEDVMHYLKAHDHQYDVVVLDPPAFAKSLSARHRAVQGYKRLNAEGLRRVAKGGILFTFSCSQVVDRELFYNTIVAAAIEAGRQVRVLHHLSQPADHPVSLFHPEGGYLKGLVLWVE; this is translated from the coding sequence ATGTCATTTACTAAAATATATCTACAGGCCGGGCGCGATGAAGCCGTTCGGCGATTTCATCCCTGGGTCTTTTCACGGGCCATTGGGCGTTACGAAGGAAACCCTGAAGACGGCGATGTGGTTGAAGTATTCGACCGAAAAGGACATTATCTGGCCAGCGGTCATTATCACGACGGTAGTATCGCTATCCGTATTTTCTCGTTCGGGGCTACGACTGGTGGGCCCGTAACGCCTGATGTAGCCTACTGGACTGACAAATTAACCCATATCCGTAGCATTCGGCAGGCAATTGTAACGGGCGACACAAACTGTTACAGGCTCGTTCATGGTGAGGGCGATGGCTGCACGGGCCTGATCCTGGACATGTATAATGGCGTTGTTGTCTTGCAGGCACATTCGATCGGCATGCACCGCGAACGCCAGCTGATTACCGAAGCCTTGAAAAATGTATTTGGGAATGAATTGCAGGCTGTATATGACAAAAGCGCTGATACACTTCCCGACGAATACGGAGCCAGTGTTACAAACGGTTACCTGTATGGTCGAACGCCCGTGCCGCATCCGGTGCAGGAAAATGGAAATACCTTTCTGATTGATTGGATTACAGGGCAAAAAACCGGTTTTTTTCTCGATCAGCGCGACAATCGCCAACTGCTGGCGCAATACGCTCCCGGTAAGAACGTATTGAATGCTTTTTGTTATTCGGGCGGTTTTTCGGTATATGCGCTCAAAGTCGGGGCGAGTCTGGTTCATTCGGTCGATGTTTCGCAGAAGGCCATCGACCTGACGAATCAAAATATTGCCGCTAATTTTGGTGAAACAGATAAGCATGAAGCTTATGCCGAAGATGTCATGCATTACTTGAAAGCCCACGATCATCAGTATGATGTTGTGGTGCTTGATCCACCGGCGTTTGCGAAAAGTTTGTCAGCGAGGCACCGGGCTGTGCAGGGATACAAACGACTGAATGCAGAGGGGCTACGTCGGGTGGCAAAAGGTGGTATCCTGTTTACATTTTCCTGTTCACAGGTTGTGGATCGGGAACTGTTCTATAACACCATCGTGGCAGCTGCCATTGAAGCCGGTCGGCAAGTACGTGTTTTACATCATCTGAGCCAGCCTGCCGACCACCCTGTGAGCTTATTCCATCCAGAGGGTGGTTATCTGAAGGGGCTGGTATTGTGGGTTGAATAG
- the sufB gene encoding Fe-S cluster assembly protein SufB — translation MSKDADILESITNAEYKYGFETLIEADEAPMGLDESTIRFISAKKNEPDWLLENRLKAFRLWQEMIEPHWPNVKYPKIDYQAIKYYSAPKQKKTVNSLDEIDPELLDTFKRLGISLNEQKRLAGVVDGDSGQTELPRVAVDAVMDSVSVATTFKKDLAERGIIFCSITEAVHEHPELVKKYLGSVVPAKDNYFAALNAAVFTDGSFCYIPKGVRCPMELSTYFRINAAGTGQFERTLIIADEGSYVSYLEGCTAPMRDENQLHAAVVELIAMANAEIKYSTVQNWYPGDKEGKGGIYNFVTKRGICDGPNAKISWTQVETGSAITWKYPSVILKGDNSIGEFYSVAVTNNMQQADTGTKMIHIGKNTKSRIVSKGISAGKSQNSYRGLVQVMKRAENARNYSQCDSLLLGDKCGAHTFPYLEVNNPSATVEHEATTSKIGEDQLFYCNQRGIPTEQAVALIINGYAKEVLNQLPMEFAVEAQKLLAISLEGSVG, via the coding sequence ATGAGCAAGGACGCTGACATTTTAGAAAGCATAACCAACGCCGAATATAAATACGGATTCGAAACACTGATCGAAGCTGATGAAGCCCCCATGGGCCTTGATGAGAGCACGATTCGTTTTATTTCCGCCAAGAAAAATGAACCAGACTGGTTACTCGAAAACCGGCTGAAAGCGTTTCGGTTATGGCAGGAGATGATTGAACCACATTGGCCGAATGTCAAATATCCTAAGATTGACTATCAGGCCATTAAGTACTACTCGGCTCCCAAACAGAAGAAAACGGTTAATTCTCTCGACGAGATAGACCCTGAATTGCTCGATACGTTCAAGCGGCTAGGTATTTCGTTGAACGAACAGAAACGACTGGCTGGTGTTGTCGACGGCGATTCGGGCCAGACGGAACTACCCCGCGTAGCCGTTGATGCGGTAATGGACTCTGTATCAGTGGCCACAACGTTCAAAAAAGACCTTGCTGAGCGCGGTATCATTTTCTGCTCGATTACCGAAGCTGTTCATGAACACCCTGAACTGGTAAAAAAATATCTCGGTTCAGTTGTTCCTGCGAAAGACAACTACTTCGCGGCCCTCAATGCAGCGGTATTTACCGACGGTTCGTTCTGTTACATTCCAAAAGGCGTTCGTTGCCCAATGGAATTATCGACCTATTTCCGTATTAATGCGGCTGGTACGGGCCAGTTCGAACGGACACTGATCATTGCCGACGAAGGTTCGTATGTGAGCTATCTCGAAGGCTGCACAGCGCCCATGCGGGACGAGAATCAGCTCCACGCAGCTGTAGTCGAGTTAATTGCGATGGCCAATGCCGAAATTAAATACTCGACGGTGCAGAACTGGTATCCGGGTGATAAAGAAGGCAAAGGCGGAATTTACAACTTCGTGACAAAGCGGGGTATCTGCGATGGGCCGAATGCCAAGATCTCCTGGACACAGGTTGAAACGGGATCAGCCATCACCTGGAAATACCCTTCAGTAATTCTGAAAGGCGATAATTCAATTGGTGAGTTTTATTCGGTGGCTGTCACGAACAACATGCAACAGGCTGATACAGGCACCAAAATGATTCATATCGGCAAGAACACCAAGAGCCGGATCGTGTCGAAAGGCATATCGGCCGGTAAGAGTCAGAACTCGTACCGCGGCTTGGTGCAGGTGATGAAACGCGCCGAAAATGCCCGTAACTACTCGCAGTGTGATTCGCTGTTGCTCGGCGATAAGTGTGGTGCCCATACCTTCCCGTATCTGGAAGTAAACAATCCCTCAGCCACCGTTGAGCACGAGGCCACAACCTCTAAAATCGGCGAAGATCAATTGTTCTACTGCAACCAGCGCGGTATTCCAACCGAACAGGCCGTAGCGCTGATTATCAACGGTTACGCTAAAGAAGTGCTGAACCAACTGCCCATGGAGTTTGCCGTGGAAGCACAAAAACTGCTGGCAATCAGTCTGGAAGGCAGTGTAGGGTAA
- a CDS encoding DoxX family protein, whose amino-acid sequence MILFSDVMTNNQLAQLVMRIGLGINMLMHGLVRIPKLTTFVAKTGAGFSKTILPEILTHAFLYTLPFLEFASGVLILIGGQFGRWGYVLGGAIISILMFGTTLKEDWASAGNQMIYVIAFYLALRGLDGGSRNRYR is encoded by the coding sequence ATGATTCTTTTCAGTGACGTTATGACCAATAATCAATTAGCTCAGCTCGTAATGCGTATTGGGTTGGGTATCAACATGCTCATGCATGGTCTTGTGCGAATTCCCAAATTGACAACGTTCGTGGCTAAGACCGGAGCTGGATTTTCCAAAACAATTCTTCCTGAAATACTAACGCATGCTTTTCTGTATACCCTTCCTTTTTTAGAGTTCGCCAGTGGAGTCCTGATTCTGATTGGCGGGCAATTTGGTCGATGGGGCTATGTGCTTGGTGGAGCAATTATTAGTATATTAATGTTCGGAACTACGCTTAAAGAAGATTGGGCTAGTGCTGGAAACCAAATGATCTATGTCATAGCTTTTTACCTGGCCTTACGCGGTCTGGATGGCGGTAGCCGCAATCGGTATCGTTGA